One Solanum lycopersicum chromosome 2, SLM_r2.1 genomic region harbors:
- the DRM5 gene encoding DNA (cytosine-5)-methyltransferase, translated as MDKHLSEEDSDNIDWDTEDELEIQDTTFSSCRDLRTNGQYAISGDGEASSSSVPGQSTFIQKFLVMGFSEESIAKAIEQNGENSDLVLDALLTLKAIEDSPEEQPSASPHLEPCINSDDSSSEYNENFLDDVYDEDSWSSDSDYCTNSVKQCYVKEESNSLSEKEQTILFLANMGYPVEEVSIAMERCGPEASVSELTDFICAAQMAREEDPYLPEDVKPKLNHGSGGYKKRKMFNQLCKSKKPRAIFDEETIRLPKPMIGFGVPTESVSAIVRRTIPEQAFGPPFFYYENVALAPKGVWDTISRFLYDIEPEFVDSKYFCATARKRGYIHNLPTENRFPLLPLPPRTINEALPLTKKWWPSWDPRTKLNCLQTAIGSARLTDRIRKAVEAFDGEPPMRVQKFVLDQCRKWNLVWVGRNKVAPLEPDEFEMLLGFPKNHTRGGGISRTDRYKSLGNSFQVDTVAYHLSVLKDMFPNGMNVLSLFSGIGGAEVALYRLGIQLNNVVSVEKSEVNRNIVRSWWEQTNQRGNLIDFDDVQQLNGDRLEQLIDSCGGFDLLIGGSPCNNLAGSNRVSRDGLEGKESSLFYDYVRILDLVKSIMSRQR; from the exons ATG GACAAACATCTTTCTGAAGAAGATAGTGACAACATTGACTGGGATACTGAAGATGAGTTAGAAATACAGGATACAACATTTTCCTCATGCAGGGATTTAAGAACTAATGGACAGTATGCTATTAGTGGTGATGGGGAG GCAAGCTCATCATCAGTACCTGGCCAGTCTACGTTCATTCAGAAGTTTTTAGTGATGGGATTTTCTGAAGAGTCCATTGCAAAAGCAATAGAGCAAAATG GAGAAAATTCAGATTTGGTGCTGGATGCTCTTTTGACATTAAAG GCCATCGAAGATTCTCCTGAAGAACAGCCCAGTGCTAGCCCTCACCTGGAGCCCTGCATTAATTCTGATGATAGCTCTTCTGAATACAATGAGAACTTTCTGGATGATGTTTATGATGAAGATAGTTGGTCCTCTGACTCAGACTACTGTACA AATTCTGTTAAACAGTGCTATGTGAAAGAAGAGAGCAATTCTTTGTCTGAAAAAGAGCAGACAATCTTATTTCTGGCAAATATGGGATACCCAGTGGAAGAGGTTTCTATAGCAATGGAGAGATGTG GTCCAGAAGCATCGGTTTCTGAATTGACAGATTTCATTTGTGCTGCTCAAATGGCAAGAGAAGAAGATCCCTATTTGCCAGAAGATGTAAAG CCAAAACTGAACCATGGTAGTGGTGGATACAAGAAGAGGAAGATGTTCAATCAGTTGTGCAAAAGCAAAAAGCCAAGGGCGATTTTTGATGAAGAGACAATTCGTTTGCCCAAACCTATGATTGGATTTGGGGTTCCTACAGAATCAGTTTCTGCAATTGTCCGAAGAACTATTCCGGAGCAAGCTTTTGGCCCCCCTTTTTTCTATTACGAAAATGTTGCTCTAGCTCCAAAGGGTGTGTGGGATACCATTTCCAGATTCCTATATGATATTGAGCCTGAGTTTGTCGATTCAAAGTATTTTTGTGCTACTGCAAGAAAAAGGGGTTATATTCATAACCTACCTACTGAAAATAGATTTCCCTTGCTTCCACTTCCTCCACGCACCATTAATGAGGCACTTCCCCTTACAAAGAAATGGTGGCCATCTTGGGATCCACGGACAAAGTTAAATTGTTTGCAAACAGCTATTGGAAGTGCAAGATTGACTGATAGGATCAGGAAAGCTGTGGAGGCCTTTGACGGTGAGCCACCTATGAGGGTGCAAAAGTTTGTTCTTGATCAATGTCGGAAGTGGAATTTGGTGTGGGTTGGGAGAAACAAAGTTGCTCCTTTGGAGCCAGATGAATTTGAAATGCTATTGGGGTTTCCAAAGAACCATACCAGGGGAGGTGGTATAAGTAGGACTGATAGATACAAATCGCTTGGTAACTCATTCCAG GTTGACACAGTGGCATACCATTTATCAGTGTTGAAAGACATGTTTCCAAATGGGATGAACGTCTTATCACTCTTCTCTGGGATTGGCGGTGCTGAAGTTGCTCTTTACCGTCTTGGGATTCAACTAAACAATGTGGTCTCTGTGGAAAAATCTGAAGTGAACAGAAACATTGTGAGAAGTTGGTGGGAGCAAACTAATCAGAGAGGCAATCTTATTGATTTTGATGATGTGCAGCAGTTGAATGGAGACCGCTTAGAACAACTGATAGATTCATGTGGCGGATTTGATTTACTGATTGGTGGAAGCCCGTGCAACAATCTTGCAGGCAGTAACAGGGTGAGCAGGGACGGTCTTGAAGGCAAAGAATCGTCTCTATTTTATGACTATGTTCGGATACTGGACTTAGTCAAGTCCATAATGTCTAGACAGAGATAG
- the LOC138342153 gene encoding uncharacterized protein: MANPLGLSFNHIMGINNVGEISSTLNPHASLIHIEMKVKEQCVMAMVDTGATHTFVGVKIATKLGLKLSKSPSYVKTVNAKAQAIVGMAYGVSMSTGSWVGKHNLMVMPLGDFEIIVGIDFLRKFQFVPFPHLDGVMVMNGSNASFLKGVHPFGDINKVAKKKDKGMLLSSMSIDKGLKKGEDTILAALVEVKPDVKMEVPDCVAELLKQYADVMPPELPKKLPPRRDIDHKIELLPGTVAPAQAPYRMTTKELVELRKQLNELLDAGLIQPSKAPYGAPVLFQKK, encoded by the coding sequence ATGGCAAACCCATTGGGATTGTCCTTCAATCATATTATGGGGATCAATAATGTTGGAGAAATCTCTAGTACTTTGAATCCTCATGCTTCCttaattcatatagaaatgaaAGTGAAAGAACAATGTGTGATGGCAATGGTTGATACAGGGGCCACACACACATTTGTAGGTGTGAAGATTGCTACAAAATTGGGGCTGAAGTTGTCTAAAAGCCCTTCCTACGTCAAAACAGTCAATGCTAAGGCACAAGCCATTGTGGGCATGGCTTATGGTGTGTCTATGTCAACTGGAAGTTGGGTGGGAAAACATAACTTGATGGTGATGCCGCTTGGTGACTTTGAAATCATAGTTGGGATTGATTTCCTAAGGAAATTCCAGTTTGTTCCGTTTCCTCACTTAGATGGAGTGATGGTCATGAATGGAAGCAATGCTAGTTTTCTCAAAGGCGTTCATCCGTTTGGGGACATTAATAAAGTTGCAAAGAAGAAAGACAAGGGAATGTTGTTGTCTTCTATGTCaatcgacaaagggctgaagaaAGGTGAAGACACTATACTTGCTGCCTTGGTCGAAGTGAAACCTGATGTGAAGATGGAAGTGCCTGATTGTGTTGCTGAATTACTTAAACAGTATGCTGATGTTATGCCGCCTGAATTACCAAAGAAATTACCACCAAGGAGGGATATTGATCATAAGATTGAGTTGTTGCCTGGTACGGTTGCTCCTGCACAGGCTCCTTATCGTATGACTACTAAGGAATTGGTTGAACTACGCAAACAATTGAATGAATTGCTAGATGCTGGATTGATTCAGCCGTCTAAGGCTCCATATGGTGCTCCTGTtctatttcaaaagaaatag
- the LOC101248943 gene encoding sugar transporter ERD6-like 6, translating into MSFREDYASNSDENSIRKPLLLPTTKGKDVARTSFRDDSVISEDGLRKPLLHTGSWYRMGSRQSSMMESSAQILRESVSVYLCVLIVALGSFLFGFTLGYTNPTQSDIMNDLELSISEFSIFGSLANVGAMVGAIASGQISEYIGRKGTLMIAALPSISGWFAISIARDTSFLYMGRLMGGFGVGIISYVVPVYISEISPQNTRGVLGSINNLCLTVGIMVAYLLGLFASWRMLAVIGMLPCMILIPGLFFIPESPRWLAKMGNFEDFETSLQVLRGFDTDISLEINEIKKSVGSSSKKATIHFSELKRRRYYYPLLIGIGLLSLQQLSGINGILMYSSNIFKSAGVSSSKAATFGLGAIQVIATAIAASLVDKAGRRVLLIISSSLMTVSSFLVATAFYLKDFAPKSWHPALGILSLVGLVVLVMAFALGLGSIPWIIMSEILPVDIKSLGGSVATLANWLTSWVVTMTANLLLSWSEGGTFIIYTMVSASTVVFVRLWLPETKGKTLEEIQRFFR; encoded by the exons ATGAGTTTCCGAGAGGATTATGCCAGCAATTCAGATGAGAACTCGATTCGAAAGCCATTATTACTCCCTACTACGAAAGGTAAAGACGTAGCGAGGACGAGTTTTCGAGATGATTCTGTTATCTCTGAGGATGGTCTCCGGAAGCCATTGTTACATACTGGAAGCTGGTATAGAATGGGTTCTAGACAGTCCAGCATGATGGAATCATCAGCCCAAATTTTACGCGAATCCGTCTCCGTTTATCTTTGTGTCCTCATTGTAGCATTGGGCTCTTTTCTATTTGGTTTCACT TTGGGATATACTAATCCTACGCAGTCCGATATCATGAATGATCTCGAACTTTCAATTTCAGAG TTTTCGATCTTTGGATCTTTAGCAAATGTAGGTGCAATGGTTGGTGCAATTGCAAGTGGTCAGATATCTGAATACATTGGAAGAAAAGGG ACACTGATGATTGCAGCACTTCCTAGTATAAGCGGATGGTTCGCCATTTCAATTGCAAGA GACACATCATTTTTATACATGGGAAGATTGATGGGAGGTTTTGGCGTTGGCATCATTTCGTATGTG GTTCCTGTATATATATCGGAGATATCACCTCAAAACACGAGAGGAGTTCTTGGATCTATTAATAAT CTTTGTTTAACAGTTGGGATAATGGTCGCATATCTATTGGGACTCTTTGCGAGCTGGAGAATGCTTGCAGTTATAG GAATGTTGCCTTGCATGATTTTGATACCTGGTTTATTTTTTATACCAGAATCTCCTCGTTGGTTG GCTAAAATGGGGAATTTTGAGGATTTTGAAACTTCGTTGCAAGTTCTAAGGGGATTTGACACTGACATATCCTTAGAAATTAATGAGATCAAG AAATCTGTGGGATCATCGAGTAAAAAAGCTACTATTCATTTTTCTGAGCTTAAGAGAAGGCGATACTACTATCCTTTGCTG ATAGGTATTGGATTACTCAGTCTCCAGCAACTCAGCGGTATTAATGGTATCTTAATGTATTCCAGCAACATCTTCAAATCTGCTG GAGTTTCATCCAGTAAAGCTGCAACATTTGGACTCGGGGCTATTCAA GTTATTGCCACAGCTATAGCTGCATCACTGGTGGACAAGGCGGGTCGTAGAGTACTTCTAATT ATATCCTCGTCGTTAATGACAGTTAGCAGCTTCCTTGTTGCAACAGCATTCTACCTAAAG GATTTCGCGCCCAAAAGTTGGCATCCTGCATTAGGAATATTATCACTAGTTGGACTTGTG GTTTTAGTGATGGCATTTGCTCTGGGATTGGGGTCTATTCCGTGGATCATAATGTCTGAG ATATTGCCAGTGGACATTAAGAGTCTTGGTGGCAGTGTTGCGACATTGGCAAACTGGCTAACATCATGGGTTGTTACAATGACAGCTAACTTGCTTTTGAGTTGGAGTGAAGGAG GAACATTCATCATCTATACAATGGTATCAGCATCAACAGTTGTTTTTGTTAGGCTTTGGTTACCTGAAACCAAAGGGAAAACACTTGAAGAAATTCAACGTTTTTTCAGATGA